In a genomic window of Helianthus annuus cultivar XRQ/B chromosome 10, HanXRQr2.0-SUNRISE, whole genome shotgun sequence:
- the LOC118482603 gene encoding glutathione S-transferase T3-like → MGFTTWNTQQTGGFQNVGGSRQQNVVDLDDEEVPETQFHVGQNDVEPQKKKRSHKRKTPGEERLKTKPIPWTSNEEMSLSKAWLEITEDPRCSNYQKEKTYWSRIYNVFLKLEDQEDGYRDPDGIGAKWRKMHPLIQSFNQIYTRLSNSSVRQSGSDDAMLQANAQNEFRAEHKKAFPYLAIWQFLRTSSKFHIVIAFDPFKSRGQPSAKRSKTSSSNDHQSTGSDARCQINLNDIEEDLEEPHEETDAFQPPQRPVGRDRAKKAAQPSSSGVRIDFRNVRKSDQ, encoded by the exons ATGGGGTTCACCACTTGGAACACACAACAAACCGGTGGTTTTCAAAACGTTGGAGGATCGAGACAACAAAATG TGGTGGATTTAGATGACGAAGAAGTTCCGGAGACCCAGTTCCATGTCGGTCAAAATGATGTTGAACCTCAAAAAAAGAAACGTTCACACAAGAGGAAAACACCGGGTGAAGAACGCTTGAAAACCAAACCGATACCATGGACTTCCAACGAGGAAATGAGCTTGTCCAAGGCTTGGCTAGAAATAACCGAAGACCCGAGATGTA GTAACTATCAAAAGGAAAAAACATATTGGTCTCGTATTTACAACGTTTTCCTCAAGTTGGAAGATCAAGAAGATGGATACCGTGATCCCGATGGTATTGGCGCGAAGTGGCGTAAAATGCATCCTTTGATTCAAAGTTTCAACCAAATATACACTCGCCTAAGTAACTCGAGTGTGCGCCAAAGTGGTTCCGACGATGCGATGCTCCAAGCAAACGCCCAAAATGAATTCCGAGCCGAACACAAGAAGGCGTTTCCTTATCTTGCTATTTGGCAATTTTTAAGAACGAGTTCGAAATTTCACATAGTCATCGCCTTCGATCCATTTAAAAGTCGTGGCCAACCGTCGGCTAAGCGGTCAAAAACCTCATCCTCAAACGACCATCAAAGTACCGGTTCGGACGCTCGGTGCCAAATAAATCTCAACGACATTGAGGAAGATTTGGAAGAGCCACATGAAGAGACCGATGCGTTTCAACCACCACAACGGCCGGTTGGCCGAGATAGGGCCAAAAAAGCCGCCCAACCGTCTTCTAGCGGTGTACGAATCGACTTCCGAAACGTTCGAAAAAGTGACCAATAA